From Leptolyngbya sp. KIOST-1, one genomic window encodes:
- a CDS encoding PAS domain S-box protein, which translates to MAEVVANGLTDLLKVLIVEDTEDDALLTVQTLRRGGLALDWERVQTAAELRHALNARPWDVVISDHNLPQFNAPAALSIVQEQGLDLPFIVVSGTIGEQQAVTMMKAGAHDYLMKDNLARLPEAVRREVREAQNRRDRQRIKAALNLSEARFQKLVDTQPGVLYTAIQDQQGDRAFTYVSPTWPDLFEVSIAATLADAELIFNLFHPDDRAGYAAAEAESLATLMPFRHEWRIVTPTGKTKWIQANLRPERLPGGAVQWFGVLLEVSCRKRAELAVVRQLDLNRLMVDVTSRFVDVRAADFDAEVTRSLQLIGDFLQADHGYVTLFDSLSAPACDRTMRVTHQWYRPGCEGASQPPASIPLAAFPWATAALLRREVIGVPQVDALPDPCATDRASWQQFNIQAVLSAPLIQKTSVVGHVGFLTFGRPMLWDENTQQLLPVLAQTLANTQERRQAETVLAQREAQSWAMLSVMPDLLVRMGADGRYREVLSQGHPLDIVPSSQSRVGRHVSELLPADLSALKLQAIRQALATGEVQTYEQQLRVGDRVQDEEVRAVRCGQDEVLFLIRDISDRRRSELALQQSEAHQRALIEALPDLLVRLNRDGIYLEFAASPIFQIVGDLAELVGTHVSDSLPPAAARQRLNAIQRALDTQTIQFYEQDLSTADNFRIEEVRVVPYRDDEVLALVRDISDRKRAEQQLLELNQSLEQQVADRTAALQEREARYRGLMEGASDAILVADPQGHILEVNRRTEELFGYSRAQLTQMHQSQLHPQEMLAEIRAMFHESIDLDHYQTVNVPIVRADGQQVPVDITATTITLGSTRVVQGIFRDVSQRQRIEAENQSLRDRLEFLLSSSPAVIYSCKVGGDYWSTYMSPNVSQIFGYQPSDFIGESSFWTDRIHPDDRETVLTEMDDLLITGHHCQQYRFRHRDGHYVWAEDHTKLVRDDQGQPVEVIGFWTDISDRKQAELEREELAQRLAIALKSGAIGCWEWDLKHNVLTWDERMYALYDVPFQSGAVSAPQPYTLWTKRIHPEDRAATETLLHQAVLGTTRYDSEFRVVHSNGSIHHIKAYGEVLHDEQSCPIKMIGVNFDISARKQGEDERQQAEAALLASEMKYRRLTENIPSMIFRFSLGADGQQAFTYVSPRVQEIYEVTATTAMQDVSALLSLVVEADREPLQALIEQSARQLTRFESEHRIVTASGVAKWVRVESLPEEQANGTVVWEGFVLDVSDRRCAEETLRQTNAELVRATRLKDEFLANMSHELRTPLNAILGLSEGLQEEVFGPITPRQRRSLDTIESSATHLLSLINDILDVAKIESGQIDLNLAPTAIAPLCQSSLAFVRQQALKKRVQLAERIPAQLAELVIDERRIRQVLINLLTNAVKFTPEGGRVLLSVAADAHREGNSTRHVIRFTVEDTGIGIAPDDIPRLFQPFIQIDSALNRQYQGTGLGLALVKQITELHNGQVTLTSEVGVGSCFRVELPYTPAARPRESTPVLADPPDHPVGPAPGRSPRILLAEDQEANISTIAHYLSAKGYRIAVARRGEEAVAMARAEHPDLILMDIQMPGMDGLEAIRRLRADPSLAHLPIIALTALATEADRDRCLAAGANQYMSKPVKLKQLTAHVQHLLTYA; encoded by the coding sequence ATGGCTGAAGTTGTAGCTAATGGTTTAACTGACCTTCTTAAGGTCTTAATCGTTGAAGATACCGAAGACGATGCGCTGCTGACCGTTCAGACGTTGCGCCGGGGAGGGCTTGCCCTCGACTGGGAGCGAGTTCAAACGGCGGCGGAACTGCGCCATGCCCTCAACGCTCGCCCCTGGGACGTGGTGATTTCTGACCACAACCTGCCCCAGTTCAATGCCCCTGCCGCCCTGTCCATCGTGCAGGAGCAGGGGCTAGACCTGCCGTTTATTGTGGTGTCTGGCACTATCGGTGAGCAGCAGGCCGTGACGATGATGAAGGCCGGAGCCCACGACTACCTGATGAAGGACAACCTGGCCCGCCTGCCCGAGGCGGTGCGGCGAGAGGTGCGCGAGGCCCAAAACCGCCGCGATCGCCAGCGGATCAAAGCGGCGCTCAACCTCAGCGAGGCCCGATTTCAAAAGCTGGTGGATACCCAACCCGGCGTGCTTTACACCGCCATTCAGGACCAGCAGGGCGATCGCGCCTTTACCTACGTCAGCCCCACCTGGCCCGATCTGTTTGAGGTCTCCATTGCCGCCACCCTGGCCGATGCCGAGCTAATTTTCAATCTCTTTCACCCCGACGACCGGGCGGGCTATGCCGCCGCCGAGGCCGAAAGCCTGGCCACCCTGATGCCCTTTCGCCACGAGTGGCGCATCGTCACCCCGACAGGCAAAACTAAGTGGATTCAGGCCAACCTCCGGCCCGAGCGCCTGCCCGGTGGAGCCGTGCAGTGGTTTGGCGTGCTCCTGGAGGTGAGCTGCCGCAAGCGGGCGGAGCTGGCGGTGGTGCGCCAGCTCGACCTCAACCGGCTGATGGTCGATGTCACCAGCCGCTTTGTCGACGTCAGGGCCGCCGATTTCGACGCCGAGGTGACGCGATCGCTGCAGCTGATTGGCGACTTTCTCCAGGCCGACCACGGCTACGTGACGCTCTTTGACAGTCTCAGCGCCCCGGCTTGCGATCGCACCATGCGGGTCACCCACCAGTGGTACCGCCCCGGCTGCGAGGGGGCCAGCCAGCCCCCGGCATCCATCCCCCTGGCCGCCTTTCCCTGGGCCACAGCCGCGCTGCTGAGGCGCGAGGTGATTGGCGTGCCCCAGGTGGACGCCCTGCCCGACCCCTGCGCCACCGATCGGGCCAGCTGGCAGCAATTTAACATTCAGGCGGTGCTGTCAGCCCCGCTGATTCAAAAGACCAGTGTGGTGGGTCACGTGGGATTCTTGACCTTTGGCCGTCCCATGCTGTGGGACGAGAACACCCAGCAGCTCCTGCCGGTGCTGGCCCAGACCCTGGCCAATACCCAGGAGCGACGCCAGGCCGAAACGGTGCTGGCCCAGCGGGAGGCCCAGAGCTGGGCGATGCTCTCGGTGATGCCCGACCTGCTGGTGCGAATGGGGGCCGATGGCCGCTACCGCGAAGTTCTGAGCCAGGGGCACCCGCTCGATATTGTGCCGTCCTCCCAGAGTCGGGTGGGTCGTCATGTCTCGGAGCTGCTGCCCGCCGACCTGAGCGCACTGAAGCTCCAGGCCATTCGCCAGGCGCTGGCAACGGGGGAGGTGCAAACCTACGAGCAGCAGCTGCGGGTGGGCGATCGCGTGCAGGATGAGGAAGTGCGGGCGGTGCGGTGCGGCCAGGATGAAGTGCTGTTTTTAATTCGCGACATCAGCGATCGCAGGCGGTCGGAGCTGGCCCTACAGCAGAGCGAGGCCCACCAGCGAGCCCTGATCGAGGCCCTGCCCGATCTGCTGGTGCGGCTGAATCGGGATGGCATTTACCTGGAGTTTGCCGCCAGCCCCATTTTTCAGATTGTGGGCGATCTGGCGGAGCTGGTCGGCACCCACGTCAGCGACTCGCTGCCCCCTGCCGCGGCCCGACAACGCCTGAACGCCATCCAGCGCGCCCTGGACACTCAAACCATTCAGTTCTACGAACAGGATCTCTCCACGGCAGACAACTTTCGGATCGAAGAAGTGCGCGTTGTGCCCTACCGGGACGACGAGGTGCTGGCCCTGGTGCGCGACATTAGCGATCGCAAGCGGGCCGAGCAGCAGCTGCTGGAACTGAATCAGTCCCTGGAGCAGCAGGTGGCCGATCGCACCGCCGCTCTGCAGGAGCGGGAGGCCCGCTACCGGGGTCTGATGGAGGGGGCTAGCGACGCCATTCTGGTGGCTGACCCCCAGGGCCACATCCTGGAAGTCAACCGCCGTACCGAAGAGTTGTTTGGCTACTCCCGCGCCCAGCTGACCCAGATGCACCAGTCCCAGCTCCATCCCCAGGAGATGCTGGCTGAGATCAGGGCCATGTTTCATGAATCGATCGATCTGGACCACTACCAGACGGTCAACGTGCCCATAGTGCGCGCCGACGGGCAGCAGGTGCCGGTCGATATTACGGCCACAACCATCACCCTGGGATCCACCCGGGTGGTGCAGGGCATTTTTCGAGACGTGAGCCAGCGGCAGCGGATCGAGGCCGAAAACCAAAGCCTGCGCGATCGGCTTGAGTTTTTGCTGTCCTCCAGCCCCGCCGTGATTTACAGCTGCAAAGTGGGCGGCGACTACTGGTCAACCTACATGAGCCCCAATGTCAGCCAGATCTTTGGCTATCAGCCCAGCGACTTCATCGGCGAGTCCAGCTTCTGGACCGATCGCATTCACCCCGACGACAGGGAGACCGTCCTGACCGAGATGGACGACTTGCTGATCACGGGCCATCATTGCCAGCAGTATCGGTTTCGCCATCGCGATGGGCATTACGTCTGGGCCGAGGACCACACCAAGCTGGTGCGCGACGATCAGGGCCAGCCCGTTGAGGTGATTGGCTTCTGGACCGACATTAGCGATCGCAAACAGGCTGAACTCGAGCGGGAAGAACTGGCCCAGCGCCTGGCCATCGCCCTCAAGTCGGGGGCGATCGGCTGCTGGGAGTGGGATCTCAAACACAATGTCCTCACCTGGGATGAGCGCATGTATGCCCTCTACGACGTGCCCTTCCAGAGCGGTGCAGTCTCGGCACCCCAGCCCTACACCCTGTGGACTAAGCGCATTCACCCCGAGGATCGCGCTGCTACCGAGACATTGCTGCACCAGGCCGTTTTGGGCACCACCCGGTACGATTCTGAATTTCGAGTCGTGCATAGCAACGGCAGCATTCACCACATCAAAGCCTACGGCGAGGTGCTGCACGATGAGCAGAGCTGCCCGATCAAAATGATTGGGGTCAATTTTGACATCAGCGCCCGGAAACAGGGCGAAGACGAACGCCAGCAGGCCGAGGCCGCTCTTCTGGCCAGCGAAATGAAGTACCGCCGCCTGACCGAAAACATCCCCAGCATGATCTTTCGCTTTAGCCTCGGGGCCGACGGTCAGCAGGCCTTTACCTACGTCAGCCCCCGCGTGCAGGAGATCTATGAGGTGACCGCCACCACGGCCATGCAGGATGTCTCAGCGCTCTTGTCCCTGGTCGTCGAGGCCGATCGCGAACCCCTGCAAGCCCTGATTGAGCAATCGGCCCGGCAGCTGACCCGGTTTGAGAGTGAGCACCGCATCGTCACCGCCAGCGGCGTGGCCAAGTGGGTTCGCGTCGAGTCGCTGCCCGAGGAACAGGCCAACGGAACCGTTGTCTGGGAGGGGTTTGTGCTGGATGTCAGCGATCGCAGGTGCGCTGAGGAAACCCTGCGGCAAACCAACGCCGAGCTGGTCCGCGCCACCCGGCTCAAAGACGAGTTTCTCGCCAACATGAGCCACGAACTGCGCACCCCCCTCAACGCTATTCTGGGTCTGAGCGAGGGGCTCCAGGAAGAGGTGTTTGGCCCCATCACCCCCCGCCAGCGCCGCTCCCTCGACACCATTGAGTCCAGCGCCACCCACCTGCTATCGCTGATCAACGACATTCTCGACGTGGCCAAAATCGAGTCGGGGCAAATCGATCTGAATCTCGCCCCCACGGCGATCGCGCCCCTCTGCCAGTCGAGCCTGGCATTTGTGCGGCAGCAGGCCCTCAAAAAGCGCGTTCAGCTGGCCGAGCGCATTCCTGCCCAGCTGGCAGAACTGGTGATCGATGAGCGCCGCATTCGCCAGGTATTGATCAATCTGCTCACCAACGCGGTCAAGTTCACCCCAGAGGGGGGGCGAGTGCTCCTTTCCGTAGCCGCCGACGCCCATCGCGAGGGCAACAGCACCCGGCACGTCATCCGCTTTACCGTCGAGGATACCGGGATTGGTATTGCCCCCGACGATATTCCCAGGCTCTTTCAGCCCTTTATTCAGATTGATAGCGCCCTCAATCGCCAGTACCAGGGCACCGGGCTGGGGTTAGCCCTGGTCAAGCAGATCACCGAGCTGCACAACGGCCAGGTGACGCTGACCAGTGAGGTCGGGGTGGGGAGTTGCTTCAGGGTTGAGCTGCCCTATACCCCAGCGGCCAGGCCCAGGGAATCGACGCCCGTGCTGGCCGATCCGCCTGACCATCCGGTGGGGCCTGCGCCGGGGCGATCGCCCCGGATTTTACTGGCCGAAGACCAGGAGGCCAACATCAGCACCATCGCCCACTACCTGAGCGCCAAAGGCTACCGTATAGCGGTGGCGCGCCGTGGGGAAGAGGCGGTAGCTATGGCCCGGGCGGAACATCCCGACTTGATCCTGATGGATATTCAAATGCCTGGAATGGACGGCCTGGAGGCCATTCGCCGCCTGAGAGCGGATCCCAGCCTGGCCCACCTGCCGATCATTGCTCTCACCGCCCTCGCCACTGAGGCCGATCGCGATCGCTGCCTGGCCGCCGGCGCCAATCAGTACATGAGTAAACCCGTCAAGCTCAAGCAGCTAACCGCCCATGTTCAGCACCTGCTCACCTACGCGTAA
- a CDS encoding class I SAM-dependent methyltransferase — MGLYNERILPYLIDVSMAGTTLEPYRREVLAEVEGAVLEIGFGTGLNLPYYPDHVRHLVTVDPSPGVHRLAQKRIDASPIAVDHRLLSGEALPMAEATFDSVVSTFTLCSIPEIEQALAEIYRVLKPGGRFFFVEHGLSDEPGIQTWQNRLTPLQKRIAGGCHINRNMRQLIEQQFDQVSLTAAYVERLPKIMGYFYRGVATKA, encoded by the coding sequence ATGGGCCTCTATAACGAAAGGATTTTGCCTTACCTGATCGACGTTTCCATGGCCGGGACCACGCTGGAGCCCTATCGGCGGGAAGTCCTGGCCGAGGTGGAGGGCGCGGTGCTGGAAATTGGCTTCGGTACCGGCTTAAATTTACCCTACTACCCCGACCATGTGCGTCACCTGGTCACCGTAGATCCCAGCCCAGGGGTGCATCGTTTGGCCCAAAAGCGCATCGATGCTTCGCCCATCGCCGTCGACCATCGCCTGCTCAGCGGCGAGGCCCTGCCCATGGCAGAGGCCACCTTTGACAGTGTAGTCAGCACGTTCACCCTGTGCAGCATTCCTGAGATTGAGCAGGCCCTGGCTGAAATTTACCGCGTGCTCAAACCCGGTGGACGGTTCTTTTTTGTTGAACACGGCCTCAGCGATGAGCCCGGCATTCAAACCTGGCAAAATCGGCTGACGCCTCTGCAAAAGCGCATTGCTGGAGGGTGTCACATCAACCGCAACATGCGCCAGCTGATCGAGCAGCAGTTTGACCAGGTGAGCCTGACGGCCGCCTACGTGGAGCGGCTGCCGAAAATTATGGGCTACTTCTACCGGGGAGTGGCCACCAAGGCTTAG
- a CDS encoding metallophosphoesterase family protein translates to MSLKLITEPSIETKIRCMEQRVRWQHAQVVERGIDQTRLVIDEGGADDDAFSFLVVGDSGTGRHRSSSPQRQVAEQLLPHLDSARFTLHTGDVVYLVGSRDQYPTNFIKPYREWLVGGDDYRKIPYDRMVFNHPILPVLGNHDYYDLPALIGLVSGITGPLRYALRSYLDLDVGWRGSQRGDAYARAFLDYLRAVPPSQLGQHLEAHYTSPVEDCGGGTLALTYRPGQFTRLPNRYYTFRYGGIDFFALDSNTFNQPLPVIHDRASRQELQRQCQQLEAAKADLMRQAGMDVLGLDGDDPQEDITEQMESIDEQLNDIAKQLDSARVSTVDLAQLDWLRDRLIASWQNPAVRGRILFFHHPPYVSEATKWPQGQTLAVRHHLRQVLNAVATEVGEAAQGRPLVDLVLNGHAHCFDYLRTGDTGHADAHTAWVVCGGSGYSLRRQRKEGPEITETLDGTVRPVAKSHLYLGRTGDGSRLKRPYSGLRVEVAPGNPPKLTLTPLVAEKFDGKWRGVELEGFEV, encoded by the coding sequence ATGTCTCTCAAACTGATAACCGAACCGTCGATTGAGACCAAAATTCGCTGCATGGAGCAGCGGGTGCGATGGCAGCATGCCCAGGTGGTCGAACGGGGTATCGACCAAACCCGCCTGGTAATCGACGAAGGCGGTGCCGATGACGACGCCTTCTCGTTTCTGGTGGTGGGGGACAGCGGCACGGGGCGGCACCGCAGCAGCAGCCCCCAGCGGCAGGTGGCCGAACAACTGCTGCCCCACCTCGACTCGGCCCGCTTTACCCTCCACACGGGCGATGTGGTGTACCTGGTGGGCTCCCGTGACCAGTATCCGACCAACTTTATCAAACCCTACCGCGAGTGGCTGGTGGGGGGCGACGACTACCGAAAGATTCCCTACGATCGCATGGTGTTCAACCACCCCATCCTGCCGGTCCTGGGCAACCACGACTACTACGACCTGCCGGCGCTGATTGGGCTGGTGTCGGGGATAACCGGGCCGCTGCGCTATGCCCTGCGCTCCTACCTGGACCTGGACGTGGGCTGGCGCGGCTCCCAGCGGGGCGATGCCTACGCCAGGGCATTTTTGGACTACCTCAGGGCGGTGCCGCCCAGCCAGCTGGGTCAGCACCTGGAGGCCCACTACACCAGCCCCGTGGAAGACTGCGGCGGCGGCACCCTGGCCCTCACCTACCGCCCCGGCCAGTTTACCCGCCTGCCCAACCGCTACTACACCTTCCGCTACGGCGGTATCGACTTTTTTGCCCTCGACTCCAACACCTTTAACCAGCCCCTGCCGGTGATTCACGACCGGGCCAGCCGTCAGGAGCTACAGCGGCAGTGCCAGCAGCTCGAGGCCGCCAAGGCCGACCTGATGCGCCAGGCGGGCATGGACGTTCTGGGCCTGGACGGCGACGATCCCCAGGAGGACATCACCGAGCAAATGGAATCGATCGACGAGCAGCTCAACGACATTGCCAAGCAGCTCGACAGCGCTCGCGTATCAACCGTGGATCTGGCCCAGCTCGACTGGCTGCGCGATCGCCTGATCGCCTCCTGGCAAAACCCAGCGGTGCGCGGGCGCATTCTGTTCTTTCACCACCCGCCCTACGTCAGCGAAGCCACCAAGTGGCCCCAGGGACAAACCCTGGCGGTGCGTCACCACCTGCGCCAGGTGCTCAACGCCGTCGCCACCGAGGTGGGCGAGGCTGCCCAGGGCCGCCCCCTAGTGGATTTGGTGCTCAACGGCCATGCCCACTGCTTTGACTACCTGCGCACGGGCGACACGGGCCACGCCGACGCCCACACGGCCTGGGTGGTCTGCGGCGGCAGCGGCTACAGCCTCAGGCGGCAGCGCAAGGAAGGCCCCGAGATCACCGAGACCCTGGATGGCACGGTGCGCCCGGTGGCCAAATCGCACCTGTATCTGGGCCGCACAGGCGACGGCAGCCGCCTCAAGCGCCCCTACTCTGGTCTGCGCGTAGAGGTAGCCCCAGGCAATCCGCCGAAGCTGACCCTGACCCCCCTGGTGGCGGAGAAGTTTGACGGTAAGTGGCGCGGGGTTGAGCTGGAGGGGTTTGAGGTATAG
- the cobU gene encoding bifunctional adenosylcobinamide kinase/adenosylcobinamide-phosphate guanylyltransferase yields the protein MPLSSPPRIALVTGPARSGKSEWAEALAEALAAQFGQSVTYIATSTDDPADLDWQKRVALHRDRRPAHWQLREVPIALSEVILAATAQDCLLIDSLGTWLANLLEQDNATWRATVEALIESLRQSPSRVILVSEETGWGVVPAYPVGRLFRDRLGYLTRRVGTVAGAVYVVIAGYAVDVKALGHPV from the coding sequence GTGCCTTTGTCCTCCCCTCCCCGCATTGCTCTAGTCACCGGCCCGGCCCGCTCGGGCAAAAGCGAGTGGGCTGAAGCCCTGGCCGAGGCCCTAGCCGCCCAGTTTGGCCAGTCCGTCACCTACATCGCCACGTCCACAGATGATCCGGCGGATCTGGACTGGCAAAAGCGGGTGGCGCTGCACCGCGATCGCCGCCCCGCCCACTGGCAGCTTCGGGAAGTACCCATCGCCCTCTCCGAAGTCATCCTTGCCGCCACCGCCCAGGACTGCCTGCTGATTGACTCCCTCGGCACCTGGCTGGCCAACCTGCTGGAGCAGGACAACGCCACCTGGCGAGCCACCGTTGAGGCCCTAATTGAGAGTCTGCGGCAGAGCCCCAGCCGCGTCATTCTGGTCTCTGAGGAAACCGGCTGGGGGGTGGTGCCTGCCTACCCGGTGGGGCGCTTGTTCCGCGATCGCCTGGGCTATCTCACCCGCCGGGTGGGCACCGTCGCTGGGGCGGTGTATGTCGTCATCGCCGGGTATGCGGTGGATGTGAAGGCCCTGGGGCACCCGGTTTAG
- the mgtE gene encoding magnesium transporter, which produces MAVVLAEMPPLTEAQTTSTPLTVDRRELQELVRSQLQVLLELGNLPGAKALLVPVQPADIAEAIEGLPEAMQAIAFRLLGKGEAIEVYENLDTSVQQTLIEDFKRQDVLNIVDKMSPDDRARLFDELPAKFVRSLLSQLSPQEREATALLLGYEPGTAGRIMTPEYIALKEGWTVLRALDYIRSRAYVSETIYYLFVTDAARRMTGILSLRHLVTGQPDQTIGDLMTRDVISVRTDTDQEEVARLVQRYDFLAVPVVDTEDRLVGIITVDDLIDVIEAETTEDIYTLGGVQSGGDSYFQANLFDVARKRVVWLSVLLVTNTATTAVIRSQEEVLQQVVALAAFIPLLIGSGGNVGAQSSTVVIRGLNTQEIGPKQALSVIRREAIAGTVLGLMLGTVVTLWAFLLQGDLLVAMTVGLSLVAISILASTAGGSLPILFQTLGFDPALMSAPFITTIVDVLGVLLYLNLARYMLGLA; this is translated from the coding sequence GTGGCAGTTGTTTTAGCCGAGATGCCGCCATTGACCGAGGCGCAGACTACATCGACCCCCCTTACGGTAGACCGCAGGGAGCTGCAGGAGCTGGTGCGCTCGCAGCTTCAGGTGCTGCTGGAATTGGGCAATTTGCCGGGGGCCAAGGCGCTGCTGGTGCCGGTGCAGCCTGCGGATATTGCCGAGGCGATCGAGGGGCTGCCGGAGGCCATGCAGGCGATCGCCTTTCGACTGCTGGGCAAGGGCGAGGCGATCGAGGTCTACGAAAACCTCGACACCAGCGTGCAGCAAACCCTGATCGAAGACTTCAAGCGCCAGGACGTCCTCAATATCGTCGACAAGATGTCGCCGGACGATCGGGCCCGCCTGTTCGACGAACTACCCGCCAAATTTGTGCGCAGCCTGTTGTCGCAGCTGAGCCCCCAGGAGCGGGAGGCGACGGCGCTGCTGCTGGGCTACGAACCGGGCACCGCCGGGCGGATCATGACTCCCGAGTACATCGCCCTCAAGGAGGGCTGGACGGTGCTGCGCGCCCTCGACTACATTCGCAGCCGCGCCTACGTCAGCGAAACCATCTACTACCTGTTTGTCACCGATGCCGCCCGCCGCATGACCGGCATCCTCTCGCTGCGGCATCTGGTCACCGGCCAGCCGGACCAGACCATTGGCGACCTGATGACCCGCGATGTGATCTCGGTGCGCACCGATACCGACCAGGAGGAAGTGGCCCGCCTGGTGCAGCGCTACGACTTTCTGGCGGTGCCCGTGGTCGACACCGAGGACCGCCTGGTGGGCATCATCACCGTGGATGACCTGATCGATGTGATTGAGGCCGAAACCACTGAGGACATCTATACGCTGGGCGGCGTCCAGAGCGGCGGCGACAGCTACTTTCAGGCCAACCTGTTCGATGTCGCCCGCAAGCGGGTGGTATGGCTCTCGGTGCTGCTGGTTACCAACACCGCCACCACCGCCGTAATCCGCAGCCAGGAGGAGGTTTTGCAGCAGGTGGTGGCCCTGGCCGCCTTTATTCCGCTGCTGATTGGCAGCGGCGGCAACGTAGGAGCGCAGTCATCAACGGTGGTGATTCGCGGTCTCAACACCCAGGAAATTGGGCCCAAGCAGGCTCTCTCGGTGATTCGGCGGGAGGCGATCGCCGGTACCGTGCTGGGGCTCATGCTCGGCACCGTCGTCACCCTGTGGGCCTTCCTGCTGCAGGGCGATTTGCTCGTTGCCATGACCGTGGGCCTCAGCCTGGTGGCGATCTCTATTCTGGCCTCTACGGCCGGGGGCAGTTTGCCCATTTTGTTTCAAACCCTGGGGTTTGACCCGGCGCTGATGTCGGCCCCGTTTATTACCACCATCGTCGATGTGCTGGGGGTGCTGCTCTACTTAAACCTGGCCCGCTACATGCTGGGGCTAGCCTGA
- a CDS encoding DUF502 domain-containing protein has product MDLNGSPTLNTPPLSSPDHPEPSVLQKIKQDLKNDLIAGLLVVIPLATTIWLTITISAWVVRLLTRFPKQLTPFDGLNPVLVNIINLLIGLSVPLLAILIIGLMARNIAGRWLLDVGEKVVQSIPLAGSVYKTLQQLLQTVFQDSNSRFRRVVLVEYPRKGIWAIAFVTGAMTAAAAPSTAKMLSVFVPTTPNPTSGWYAIVPETDVVNLSISIEDAFKVLLSGGIVGPNLASAVPPDRITATVEEGQLPISLGQGELDLSRDRTAEEAAERSDYPQQLSVLPVEEDC; this is encoded by the coding sequence ATGGATTTAAACGGTTCGCCTACCCTGAATACTCCACCGCTTTCGAGCCCTGATCACCCCGAGCCCTCTGTGCTGCAAAAGATCAAGCAAGACCTCAAAAACGATCTGATCGCCGGTCTGCTGGTAGTCATTCCGCTAGCCACTACCATCTGGCTGACGATCACGATTTCAGCCTGGGTGGTGCGGCTGCTGACTCGCTTTCCCAAGCAGCTAACCCCCTTTGACGGCCTCAACCCCGTCCTGGTCAACATCATCAATCTGCTGATTGGCCTGTCGGTACCCCTGCTGGCGATTCTAATTATTGGTCTGATGGCGCGCAATATTGCGGGTCGCTGGCTGCTGGATGTGGGCGAAAAGGTAGTGCAGTCGATCCCCCTGGCCGGATCGGTGTATAAAACCCTGCAACAGTTGCTCCAGACCGTTTTTCAGGACTCCAACTCGCGCTTTCGCCGGGTGGTGCTGGTGGAGTATCCGCGTAAGGGAATCTGGGCGATCGCTTTTGTGACTGGGGCCATGACCGCCGCCGCCGCCCCCAGCACCGCCAAAATGCTGAGCGTGTTTGTCCCCACTACGCCAAACCCCACCAGCGGCTGGTACGCCATCGTGCCCGAAACCGATGTGGTCAACCTTTCAATTTCCATCGAAGATGCCTTCAAGGTGCTGCTCTCCGGCGGCATTGTCGGCCCCAACCTGGCCTCGGCGGTGCCCCCCGATCGGATCACGGCGACGGTCGAGGAGGGGCAGCTGCCTATTTCCCTCGGCCAGGGTGAGCTGGATCTGAGCCGCGATCGCACCGCTGAGGAGGCGGCCGAGCGGTCTGACTATCCTCAGCAACTTTCCGTCTTGCCGGTGGAAGAAGATTGCTAA
- the nusB gene encoding transcription antitermination factor NusB: protein MQARRMARELALLGLSQLSEKPGKLVTRDFEKLLLAAIQALTAEAKDALETASDELKRGNQHLVDSGTRASDVEKGRSMVEAAIDLTQAAINRLAHAVELPEFIRLSNQSEIEAFALELLSNTAKHQAQVDSILDEAMVAWNLKRLARIDRDILRLAVVEMYYLGTPDRVAINEAVELAKRYSDDDGYRFINGVLRRVVSRGEEGEVAMEADRPVG, encoded by the coding sequence ATGCAAGCTCGCCGTATGGCTCGCGAGTTGGCCCTGCTGGGCCTCAGCCAACTTTCTGAGAAGCCCGGCAAACTGGTCACGCGGGACTTTGAGAAGCTGTTGCTGGCCGCCATTCAAGCCCTCACTGCCGAGGCCAAAGATGCCCTCGAAACCGCCTCCGACGAGCTGAAGCGAGGCAACCAGCACCTGGTTGACAGCGGCACCCGCGCCAGCGACGTAGAAAAGGGACGCAGCATGGTCGAAGCGGCGATCGACCTCACCCAGGCGGCCATCAATCGCCTGGCCCACGCGGTGGAGTTGCCCGAGTTTATTCGCCTCAGCAACCAGTCCGAAATCGAAGCCTTTGCCCTGGAGCTGCTCAGCAACACCGCCAAGCACCAGGCCCAGGTCGATAGCATTCTCGATGAAGCGATGGTGGCCTGGAATCTCAAACGCCTGGCCCGCATCGATCGCGACATTCTGCGCCTGGCCGTGGTCGAGATGTACTACCTGGGCACCCCCGACCGGGTCGCCATCAACGAGGCGGTGGAGCTGGCCAAACGCTACAGCGACGACGACGGCTACCGCTTCATCAACGGCGTGCTGCGCCGGGTGGTCAGCCGCGGCGAAGAGGGGGAGGTGGCGATGGAGGCGGATAGGCCGGTCGGTTAG